From Bacteroidota bacterium, the proteins below share one genomic window:
- the rpsO gene encoding 30S ribosomal protein S15 — protein MKLTTEAKKQIFKKFGGAETNTGTAEGQIALFTERITHMTEHMQVAKKDFSTQRALIRLVGKRRALLDYLHKNDINRYRKIIAELNIRK, from the coding sequence ATGAAGCTGACAACTGAAGCGAAAAAGCAGATTTTCAAGAAGTTCGGTGGCGCCGAGACCAATACCGGTACGGCAGAAGGACAGATCGCCCTCTTCACCGAGCGCATTACCCATATGACCGAGCACATGCAGGTTGCGAAGAAAGACTTCTCGACCCAGCGCGCGCTGATCCGCCTCGTCGGTAAGCGCCGGGCTCTGCTCGACTATCTTCACAAGAACGATATCAATCGTTACCGGAAGATCATCGCGGAACTAAACATTCGAAAATAA